The Arachis duranensis cultivar V14167 chromosome 2, aradu.V14167.gnm2.J7QH, whole genome shotgun sequence genome has a window encoding:
- the LOC107476119 gene encoding probable E3 ubiquitin-protein ligase BAH1-like 1 yields MKFCKTYQKYMQGQEEKLPGLEFKNHKKIMKKCRSGGCYSPIMMNHNNNNNNATKSCPIQCPVCDGTFFPSLLNEVSEVVGCFNKRAQHLLELHLSSNSGFKKYLLCLTRSNHNTIIQQGKDLVTYALINAVAIRKILKKYDKIHDSKQGQLFKSQVQAMHKEILQSPWLIEVMALYINTNTKDPTSSLFDGCCLTFKDGKPSLTCEIFKPYKVDIDLTCSICLDTVFDPVALTCGHVFCYTCACSAASVTIVDGLKAADPKEKCPLCREKGVHEGAVHLEELNILLGQRCKEYWEERLRMERVERVRQAKEHWESVCRTVMGI; encoded by the exons ATGAAGTTCTGCAAAACCTACCAAAAGTACATGCAAGGGCAAGAGGAGAAGCTACCTGGACTtgaattcaaaaatcacaaaaagatTATGAAGAAATGTAGAAGTGGAGGTTGTTATTCTCCTATCATGATgaaccataataataataataataatgccaCCAAAAGTTGCCCTATTCAATGCCCAG TTTGTGATGGAACTTTCTTCCCTTCTCTGCTGAATGAAGTATCAGAAGTAGTAGGGTGCTTCAACAAGCGTGCACAACATTTGCTAGAGTTACACCTCTCTTCAAATTCTGGCTTCAAGAAGTACCTTCTTTGCTTGACAAGATCCAATCATAATACTATCATTCAACAAGGCAAAGATCTTGTCACTTATGCACTCATCAATGCTGTCGCTATCCGAAAAATACTAAAGAAATATGATAAG ATACATGATTCAAAGCAAGGGCAATTATTCAAGTCACAAGTGCAGGCTATGCACAAGGAAATTCTTCAGAGTCCATGGCTTATTGAGGTTATGGCCTTATACATCAACACTAACACTAAAGACCCTAcatcttctttgtttgatggATGCTGCCTCACTTTTAAGGATGGAAAACCATCACTCACTTGTGAAATCTTTAAACCCTACAAAGTTGATATTGACTTGACTTGTTCTATATGCTTG GATACAGTGTTTGATCCTGTGGCGTTGACTTGTGGCCATGTTTTCTGTTACACATGTGCTTGCTCAGCTGCATCAGTAACCATTGTTGATGGACTTAAGGCAGCAGATCCTAAAGAAAAGTGTCCTCTATGCCGCGAG AAAGGAGTTCATGAAGGTGCTGTGCACTTGGAAGaactaaatattttgttaggCCAAAG ATGCAAGGAATATTGGGAGGAAAGACTTAGAATGGAGAGGGTAGAAAGGGTTAGGCAGGCCAAGGAGCACTGGGAATCTGTCTGTAGGACAGTCATGGGAATCTAA
- the LOC107475936 gene encoding universal stress protein PHOS32 isoform X2 yields MATTSSDEKQVMIVAVDDSEHSSYALQWTLDHFFTTLPNPIFKLVLLHAKPSATSAVGLAGPGAAEVLPIVDSDLRKIAARVVDNAKQICSKRSVTDVITEVVEGDPRNVLCDAVEKYHASILVVGSHGYGAIKRAVLGSVSDYCAHHAHCTVMIVKRPKTKH; encoded by the exons ATGGCTACCACCTCATCAGATGAGAAGCAAGTGATGATTGTGGCAGTTGATGACAGTGAGCACAGCAGCTACGCTCTCCAATGGACTCTCGATCACTTCTTCACGACTCTCCCCAATCCCATCTTCAAACTTGTCCTCCTTCATGCCAAGCCTTCTGCTACCTCTGCCGTTGGCCTTGCCGGCCCCG GAGCTGCTGAGGTTCTTCCCATTGTGGACTCTGACTTGAGGAAGATTGCTGCCAGAGTTGTTGACAATGCCAAGCAGATTTGCTCCAAGAGATCC GTAACTGATGTGATTACAGAAGTGGTCGAAGGTGATCCTAGAAATGTTCTTTGTGATGCTGTGGAGAAGTACCATGCTTCAATACTAGTTGTGGGAAGTCATGGTTATGGTGCTATAAAAAG GGCAGTTTTAGGTAGTGTAAGTGACTATTGTGCTCATCATGCTCACTGCACTGTGATGATTGTGAAGAGGCCAAAGACCAAACACTGA
- the LOC107475936 gene encoding universal stress protein PHOS34 isoform X1 yields MATTSSDEKQVMIVAVDDSEHSSYALQWTLDHFFTTLPNPIFKLVLLHAKPSATSAVGLAGPAYAGAAEVLPIVDSDLRKIAARVVDNAKQICSKRSVTDVITEVVEGDPRNVLCDAVEKYHASILVVGSHGYGAIKRAVLGSVSDYCAHHAHCTVMIVKRPKTKH; encoded by the exons ATGGCTACCACCTCATCAGATGAGAAGCAAGTGATGATTGTGGCAGTTGATGACAGTGAGCACAGCAGCTACGCTCTCCAATGGACTCTCGATCACTTCTTCACGACTCTCCCCAATCCCATCTTCAAACTTGTCCTCCTTCATGCCAAGCCTTCTGCTACCTCTGCCGTTGGCCTTGCCGGCCCCG CGTATGCAGGAGCTGCTGAGGTTCTTCCCATTGTGGACTCTGACTTGAGGAAGATTGCTGCCAGAGTTGTTGACAATGCCAAGCAGATTTGCTCCAAGAGATCC GTAACTGATGTGATTACAGAAGTGGTCGAAGGTGATCCTAGAAATGTTCTTTGTGATGCTGTGGAGAAGTACCATGCTTCAATACTAGTTGTGGGAAGTCATGGTTATGGTGCTATAAAAAG GGCAGTTTTAGGTAGTGTAAGTGACTATTGTGCTCATCATGCTCACTGCACTGTGATGATTGTGAAGAGGCCAAAGACCAAACACTGA
- the LOC107475944 gene encoding hydroxyisourate hydrolase-like isoform X5, with the protein MMKLEPYLSLMSINIALKLTLLLLLFLNFVAVRLVLSADEYNRHDFPTDFVFGSGTSAYQWEGAVSEDGRTPNIWDTYAHAGFAHGDTGDIACDGYHKYKEDVKLMMETGLDAYRLSISWSRLIPNGRGPINPKGLQFYNNLINELISNGIQPHVTLHNFDLPQALEDEYGGWVNPKIIRDFTNYADVCFREFGDRILYWNTVNEPNVFTIGGYDQGTTPPTRCSPPFCQKYNSSRGDSTTEPYLAVHHILLSHSSAVRLYRRKYRDKQHGFIGIAVYSSGLIPANDTDEDRAATQRARDFFIGWILGPLVHGDYPISMKTNAGARIPTFSDRESAQLKGSCDFIGMIFYNNLNVADNSVALKRNLRDYGTDMAAQLICIITFVQYPVTPWTLREELNIMKTLYGNPPIFIYENGQRTQRNSSLQDVTRVEYLHGYIGAVLDSIRDGSNIKGYFAWSFMDVFELLDGYNASFGLYYVDRDDPKLKRYPKLSAEWYGNFLKGGKTSVVGAIELEKDPSSVSVGHLFQ; encoded by the exons ATGATGAAACTAGAACCATATTTGAGTTTGATGAGCATTAATATTGCTTTGAAGCTCACTCTTTTGCTATTATTATTTCTGAACTTTGTGGCTGTGAGGTTAGTTCTTAGTGCTGATGAGTATAACAGACATGACTTCCCAACTGATTTTGTCTTTGGTTCAGGCACTTCTGCTTATCAG TGGGAAGGAGCTGTTAGTGAAGATGGAAGAACTCCTAACATTTGGGATACTTATGCACATGCTG GGTTTGCGCATGGAGATACTGGAGATATAGCCTGTGATGGCTACCACAAATACAAG GAAGATGTGAAACTCATGATGGAAACAGGCCTTGATGCCTATAGGTTATCCATTTCTTGGTCAAGATTGATTCCAA ATGGTAGAGGACCCATCAATCCCAAGGGATTGCAATTCTATAACAATCTCATCAATGAACTCATTAGCAATG GAATCCAACCACATGTAACACTGCACAATTTTGATCTTCCACAGGCACTCGAAGATGAATACGGGGGATGGGTTAATCCTAAAATCAT AAGAGACTTCACAAATTATGCAGACGTGTGTTTCAGAGAGTTCGGTGACAGAATCTTATATTGGAATACTGTGAACGAGCCGAACGTGTTCACCATAGGTGGTTATGATCAAGGAACAACCCCACCTACACGATGTTCGCCCCCATTTTGCCAGAAATATAACAGCAGTAGGGGTGACTCCACAACAGAGCCTTACTTGGCAGTTCATCATATTTTGCTTTCACATTCTTCAGCAGTGAGATTGTATAGAAGAAAGTACAGG GACAAGCAACATGGGTTTATTGGAATTGCTGTCTATTCATCCGGTTTAATTCCTGCAAATGATACAGATGAAGACCGGGCAGCCACTCAAAGAGCCCgtgatttttttattggttg GATTTTGGGACCCTTGGTGCATGGAGACTATCCCATTTCCATGAAGACTAATGCAGGTGCCAGAATTCCAACCTTCTCGGACCGCGAATCTGCACAGTTGAAGGGTTCATGTGACTTTATAGGCATGATATTTTACAACAACTTGAATGTCGCAGACAATTCTGTTGCGCTGAAGAGGAATCTGCGAGACTATGGCACAGACATGGCTGCACAGCTAATCTGTAT CATTACCTTTGTTCAGTACCCTGTCACACCATGGACTTTACGCGAAGAGCTGAATATCATGAAGACCCTTTATGGCAACCCTCCCATATTCATTTATGAAAatg GTCAACGGACACAAAGGAATTCATCACTTCAAGATGTGACAAGGGTGGAATACTTGCATGGATATATTGGTGCTGTGCTTGATTCCATAAG AGATGGATCAAACATAAAGGGATACTTTGCATGGTCTTTCATGGATGTATTTGAGTTGTTGGATGGGTATAATGCGAGTTTTGGCCTATACTATGTTGATAGGGATGATCCAAAGCTGAAGAGGTACCCAAAACTCTCTGCAGAATGGTATGGGAATTTCTTGAAGGGTGGAAAGACCTCTGTTGTTGGAGCCATAGAACTTGAGAAAGATCCATCCTCTGTTTCCGTTGGCCATTTGTTTCAATAG
- the LOC107475944 gene encoding hydroxyisourate hydrolase-like isoform X1: protein MMKLEPYLSLMSINIALKLTLLLLLFLNFVAVRLVLSADEYNRHDFPTDFVFGSGTSAYQWEGAVSEDGRTPNIWDTYAHAGFAHGDTGDIACDGYHKYKEDVKLMMETGLDAYRLSISWSRLIPNGRGPINPKGLQFYNNLINELISNGIQPHVTLHNFDLPQALEDEYGGWVNPKIIRDFTNYADVCFREFGDRILYWNTVNEPNVFTIGGYDQGTTPPTRCSPPFCQKYNSSRGDSTTEPYLAVHHILLSHSSAVRLYRRKYRDKQHGFIGIAVYSSGLIPANDTDEDRAATQRARDFFIGWILGPLVHGDYPISMKTNAGARIPTFSDRESAQLKGSCDFIGMIFYNNLNVADNSVALKRNLRDYGTDMAAQLICQRTQRNSSLQDVTRVEYLHGYIGAVLDSIRDGSNIKGYFAWSFMDVFELLDGYNASFGLYYVDRDDPKLKRYPKLSAEWYGNFLKGGKTSVVGAIELEKDPSSVSVGHLFQ, encoded by the exons ATGATGAAACTAGAACCATATTTGAGTTTGATGAGCATTAATATTGCTTTGAAGCTCACTCTTTTGCTATTATTATTTCTGAACTTTGTGGCTGTGAGGTTAGTTCTTAGTGCTGATGAGTATAACAGACATGACTTCCCAACTGATTTTGTCTTTGGTTCAGGCACTTCTGCTTATCAG TGGGAAGGAGCTGTTAGTGAAGATGGAAGAACTCCTAACATTTGGGATACTTATGCACATGCTG GGTTTGCGCATGGAGATACTGGAGATATAGCCTGTGATGGCTACCACAAATACAAG GAAGATGTGAAACTCATGATGGAAACAGGCCTTGATGCCTATAGGTTATCCATTTCTTGGTCAAGATTGATTCCAA ATGGTAGAGGACCCATCAATCCCAAGGGATTGCAATTCTATAACAATCTCATCAATGAACTCATTAGCAATG GAATCCAACCACATGTAACACTGCACAATTTTGATCTTCCACAGGCACTCGAAGATGAATACGGGGGATGGGTTAATCCTAAAATCAT AAGAGACTTCACAAATTATGCAGACGTGTGTTTCAGAGAGTTCGGTGACAGAATCTTATATTGGAATACTGTGAACGAGCCGAACGTGTTCACCATAGGTGGTTATGATCAAGGAACAACCCCACCTACACGATGTTCGCCCCCATTTTGCCAGAAATATAACAGCAGTAGGGGTGACTCCACAACAGAGCCTTACTTGGCAGTTCATCATATTTTGCTTTCACATTCTTCAGCAGTGAGATTGTATAGAAGAAAGTACAGG GACAAGCAACATGGGTTTATTGGAATTGCTGTCTATTCATCCGGTTTAATTCCTGCAAATGATACAGATGAAGACCGGGCAGCCACTCAAAGAGCCCgtgatttttttattggttg GATTTTGGGACCCTTGGTGCATGGAGACTATCCCATTTCCATGAAGACTAATGCAGGTGCCAGAATTCCAACCTTCTCGGACCGCGAATCTGCACAGTTGAAGGGTTCATGTGACTTTATAGGCATGATATTTTACAACAACTTGAATGTCGCAGACAATTCTGTTGCGCTGAAGAGGAATCTGCGAGACTATGGCACAGACATGGCTGCACAGCTAATCT GTCAACGGACACAAAGGAATTCATCACTTCAAGATGTGACAAGGGTGGAATACTTGCATGGATATATTGGTGCTGTGCTTGATTCCATAAG AGATGGATCAAACATAAAGGGATACTTTGCATGGTCTTTCATGGATGTATTTGAGTTGTTGGATGGGTATAATGCGAGTTTTGGCCTATACTATGTTGATAGGGATGATCCAAAGCTGAAGAGGTACCCAAAACTCTCTGCAGAATGGTATGGGAATTTCTTGAAGGGTGGAAAGACCTCTGTTGTTGGAGCCATAGAACTTGAGAAAGATCCATCCTCTGTTTCCGTTGGCCATTTGTTTCAATAG
- the LOC107475944 gene encoding hydroxyisourate hydrolase-like isoform X3, which yields MMKLEPYLSLMSINIALKLTLLLLLFLNFVAVRLVLSADEYNRHDFPTDFVFGSGTSAYQWEGAVSEDGRTPNIWDTYAHAGFAHGDTGDIACDGYHKYKEDVKLMMETGLDAYRLSISWSRLIPNGRGPINPKGLQFYNNLINELISNGIQPHVTLHNFDLPQALEDEYGGWVNPKIIGEVILQDKQHGFIGIAVYSSGLIPANDTDEDRAATQRARDFFIGWILGPLVHGDYPISMKTNAGARIPTFSDRESAQLKGSCDFIGMIFYNNLNVADNSVALKRNLRDYGTDMAAQLICQRTQRNSSLQDVTRVEYLHGYIGAVLDSIRDGSNIKGYFAWSFMDVFELLDGYNASFGLYYVDRDDPKLKRYPKLSAEWYGNFLKGGKTSVVGAIELEKDPSSVSVGHLFQ from the exons ATGATGAAACTAGAACCATATTTGAGTTTGATGAGCATTAATATTGCTTTGAAGCTCACTCTTTTGCTATTATTATTTCTGAACTTTGTGGCTGTGAGGTTAGTTCTTAGTGCTGATGAGTATAACAGACATGACTTCCCAACTGATTTTGTCTTTGGTTCAGGCACTTCTGCTTATCAG TGGGAAGGAGCTGTTAGTGAAGATGGAAGAACTCCTAACATTTGGGATACTTATGCACATGCTG GGTTTGCGCATGGAGATACTGGAGATATAGCCTGTGATGGCTACCACAAATACAAG GAAGATGTGAAACTCATGATGGAAACAGGCCTTGATGCCTATAGGTTATCCATTTCTTGGTCAAGATTGATTCCAA ATGGTAGAGGACCCATCAATCCCAAGGGATTGCAATTCTATAACAATCTCATCAATGAACTCATTAGCAATG GAATCCAACCACATGTAACACTGCACAATTTTGATCTTCCACAGGCACTCGAAGATGAATACGGGGGATGGGTTAATCCTAAAATCAT AGGTGAAGTTATATTGCAGGACAAGCAACATGGGTTTATTGGAATTGCTGTCTATTCATCCGGTTTAATTCCTGCAAATGATACAGATGAAGACCGGGCAGCCACTCAAAGAGCCCgtgatttttttattggttg GATTTTGGGACCCTTGGTGCATGGAGACTATCCCATTTCCATGAAGACTAATGCAGGTGCCAGAATTCCAACCTTCTCGGACCGCGAATCTGCACAGTTGAAGGGTTCATGTGACTTTATAGGCATGATATTTTACAACAACTTGAATGTCGCAGACAATTCTGTTGCGCTGAAGAGGAATCTGCGAGACTATGGCACAGACATGGCTGCACAGCTAATCT GTCAACGGACACAAAGGAATTCATCACTTCAAGATGTGACAAGGGTGGAATACTTGCATGGATATATTGGTGCTGTGCTTGATTCCATAAG AGATGGATCAAACATAAAGGGATACTTTGCATGGTCTTTCATGGATGTATTTGAGTTGTTGGATGGGTATAATGCGAGTTTTGGCCTATACTATGTTGATAGGGATGATCCAAAGCTGAAGAGGTACCCAAAACTCTCTGCAGAATGGTATGGGAATTTCTTGAAGGGTGGAAAGACCTCTGTTGTTGGAGCCATAGAACTTGAGAAAGATCCATCCTCTGTTTCCGTTGGCCATTTGTTTCAATAG
- the LOC107475944 gene encoding hydroxyisourate hydrolase-like isoform X2, whose amino-acid sequence MMKLEPYLSLMSINIALKLTLLLLLFLNFVAVRLVLSADEYNRHDFPTDFVFGSGTSAYQWEGAVSEDGRTPNIWDTYAHAGFAHGDTGDIACDGYHKYKEDVKLMMETGLDAYRLSISWSRLIPNGRGPINPKGLQFYNNLINELISNGIQPHVTLHNFDLPQALEDEYGGWVNPKIIEFGDRILYWNTVNEPNVFTIGGYDQGTTPPTRCSPPFCQKYNSSRGDSTTEPYLAVHHILLSHSSAVRLYRRKYRDKQHGFIGIAVYSSGLIPANDTDEDRAATQRARDFFIGWILGPLVHGDYPISMKTNAGARIPTFSDRESAQLKGSCDFIGMIFYNNLNVADNSVALKRNLRDYGTDMAAQLICQRTQRNSSLQDVTRVEYLHGYIGAVLDSIRDGSNIKGYFAWSFMDVFELLDGYNASFGLYYVDRDDPKLKRYPKLSAEWYGNFLKGGKTSVVGAIELEKDPSSVSVGHLFQ is encoded by the exons ATGATGAAACTAGAACCATATTTGAGTTTGATGAGCATTAATATTGCTTTGAAGCTCACTCTTTTGCTATTATTATTTCTGAACTTTGTGGCTGTGAGGTTAGTTCTTAGTGCTGATGAGTATAACAGACATGACTTCCCAACTGATTTTGTCTTTGGTTCAGGCACTTCTGCTTATCAG TGGGAAGGAGCTGTTAGTGAAGATGGAAGAACTCCTAACATTTGGGATACTTATGCACATGCTG GGTTTGCGCATGGAGATACTGGAGATATAGCCTGTGATGGCTACCACAAATACAAG GAAGATGTGAAACTCATGATGGAAACAGGCCTTGATGCCTATAGGTTATCCATTTCTTGGTCAAGATTGATTCCAA ATGGTAGAGGACCCATCAATCCCAAGGGATTGCAATTCTATAACAATCTCATCAATGAACTCATTAGCAATG GAATCCAACCACATGTAACACTGCACAATTTTGATCTTCCACAGGCACTCGAAGATGAATACGGGGGATGGGTTAATCCTAAAATCAT AGAGTTCGGTGACAGAATCTTATATTGGAATACTGTGAACGAGCCGAACGTGTTCACCATAGGTGGTTATGATCAAGGAACAACCCCACCTACACGATGTTCGCCCCCATTTTGCCAGAAATATAACAGCAGTAGGGGTGACTCCACAACAGAGCCTTACTTGGCAGTTCATCATATTTTGCTTTCACATTCTTCAGCAGTGAGATTGTATAGAAGAAAGTACAGG GACAAGCAACATGGGTTTATTGGAATTGCTGTCTATTCATCCGGTTTAATTCCTGCAAATGATACAGATGAAGACCGGGCAGCCACTCAAAGAGCCCgtgatttttttattggttg GATTTTGGGACCCTTGGTGCATGGAGACTATCCCATTTCCATGAAGACTAATGCAGGTGCCAGAATTCCAACCTTCTCGGACCGCGAATCTGCACAGTTGAAGGGTTCATGTGACTTTATAGGCATGATATTTTACAACAACTTGAATGTCGCAGACAATTCTGTTGCGCTGAAGAGGAATCTGCGAGACTATGGCACAGACATGGCTGCACAGCTAATCT GTCAACGGACACAAAGGAATTCATCACTTCAAGATGTGACAAGGGTGGAATACTTGCATGGATATATTGGTGCTGTGCTTGATTCCATAAG AGATGGATCAAACATAAAGGGATACTTTGCATGGTCTTTCATGGATGTATTTGAGTTGTTGGATGGGTATAATGCGAGTTTTGGCCTATACTATGTTGATAGGGATGATCCAAAGCTGAAGAGGTACCCAAAACTCTCTGCAGAATGGTATGGGAATTTCTTGAAGGGTGGAAAGACCTCTGTTGTTGGAGCCATAGAACTTGAGAAAGATCCATCCTCTGTTTCCGTTGGCCATTTGTTTCAATAG
- the LOC107475944 gene encoding hydroxyisourate hydrolase-like isoform X4, giving the protein MMKLEPYLSLMSINIALKLTLLLLLFLNFVAVRLVLSADEYNRHDFPTDFVFGSGTSAYQWEGAVSEDGRTPNIWDTYAHAGFAHGDTGDIACDGYHKYKEDVKLMMETGLDAYRLSISWSRLIPNGRGPINPKGLQFYNNLINELISNGIQPHVTLHNFDLPQALEDEYGGWVNPKIIRDFTNYADVCFREFGDRILYWNTVNEPNVFTIGGYDQGTTPPTRCSPPFCQKYNSSRGDSTTEPYLAVHHILLSHSSAVRLYRRKYRDKQHGFIGIAVYSSGLIPANDTDEDRAATQRARDFFIGWILGPLVHGDYPISMKTNAGARIPTFSDRESAQLKGSCDFIGMIFYNNLNVADNSVALKRNLRDYGTDMAAQLIFTQALKLKHTVVIPLHLLVHLFWLLSCITP; this is encoded by the exons ATGATGAAACTAGAACCATATTTGAGTTTGATGAGCATTAATATTGCTTTGAAGCTCACTCTTTTGCTATTATTATTTCTGAACTTTGTGGCTGTGAGGTTAGTTCTTAGTGCTGATGAGTATAACAGACATGACTTCCCAACTGATTTTGTCTTTGGTTCAGGCACTTCTGCTTATCAG TGGGAAGGAGCTGTTAGTGAAGATGGAAGAACTCCTAACATTTGGGATACTTATGCACATGCTG GGTTTGCGCATGGAGATACTGGAGATATAGCCTGTGATGGCTACCACAAATACAAG GAAGATGTGAAACTCATGATGGAAACAGGCCTTGATGCCTATAGGTTATCCATTTCTTGGTCAAGATTGATTCCAA ATGGTAGAGGACCCATCAATCCCAAGGGATTGCAATTCTATAACAATCTCATCAATGAACTCATTAGCAATG GAATCCAACCACATGTAACACTGCACAATTTTGATCTTCCACAGGCACTCGAAGATGAATACGGGGGATGGGTTAATCCTAAAATCAT AAGAGACTTCACAAATTATGCAGACGTGTGTTTCAGAGAGTTCGGTGACAGAATCTTATATTGGAATACTGTGAACGAGCCGAACGTGTTCACCATAGGTGGTTATGATCAAGGAACAACCCCACCTACACGATGTTCGCCCCCATTTTGCCAGAAATATAACAGCAGTAGGGGTGACTCCACAACAGAGCCTTACTTGGCAGTTCATCATATTTTGCTTTCACATTCTTCAGCAGTGAGATTGTATAGAAGAAAGTACAGG GACAAGCAACATGGGTTTATTGGAATTGCTGTCTATTCATCCGGTTTAATTCCTGCAAATGATACAGATGAAGACCGGGCAGCCACTCAAAGAGCCCgtgatttttttattggttg GATTTTGGGACCCTTGGTGCATGGAGACTATCCCATTTCCATGAAGACTAATGCAGGTGCCAGAATTCCAACCTTCTCGGACCGCGAATCTGCACAGTTGAAGGGTTCATGTGACTTTATAGGCATGATATTTTACAACAACTTGAATGTCGCAGACAATTCTGTTGCGCTGAAGAGGAATCTGCGAGACTATGGCACAGACATGGCTGCACAGCTAATCT TTACACAGGCCTTGAAATTAAAACATACTGTAGTTATTCCTCTACACTTATTGGTTCACTTATTTTGGTTACTTAGTTGCATAACGCCATAA